From Trichomycterus rosablanca isolate fTriRos1 chromosome 27, fTriRos1.hap1, whole genome shotgun sequence, a single genomic window includes:
- the si:dkey-163f14.6 gene encoding fibulin-1, translating to MEDGRREPCAHTCVNTPGSFYCTCSNGFQLGGDGRACVPECPPGYHKRYDAPEGNSTTPHCVDIDECMEMTERKQDQQHRCAWRCVNLPGTHHCICPRGFILHPNKYLCKDIDECVVRNGGCLHICVNYQGGYKCTCPEDHRPSPYDRRKCWPVQNAQNTSVISKYMYIH from the exons ATGGAAGATGGGCGGCGTGAACCATGTGCGCACACGTGTGTGAACACACCAGGCTCTTTTTACTGTACCTGTTCAAATGGGTTCCAGTTGGGTGGCGATGGGAGGGCCTGTGTTCCAGAGTGTCCACCAGGGTACCACAAACGGTACGATGCACCAGAAGGAAATTCAACTACACCGCATTGCGTTG ATATTGATGAATGTATGGAAATGACAGAAAGGAAACAGGATCAGCAGCACAGATGTGCATGGAGGTGTGTTAACCTGCCAGGCACCCACCACTGCATCTGTCCCCGGGGATTCATTCTGCATCCTAATAAATACCTCTGCAAGG atattgaTGAATGTGTGGTAAGGAATGGGGGCTGCTTGCACATCTGCGTAAACTATCAGGGTGGCTACAAATGCACCTGTCCTGAAGATCATCGTCCCTCTCCATATGACCGGAGAAAGTGCTGGCCAGTTCAAAATGCTCAAAATACTTCGGTTATAAGtaaatacatgtacatacattga